The DNA sequence TCCATGCCCCGTTCAAATTTCCCGGATACGATTCGCATAAAGGCGATTCGGTCGCGGTGAGCCGGGTTCATGTTGGCCTGAATTTTAAAAACGAAGGCCGAGAAGAATGGATCAAAGGGATGGATGGATCCCTGATCGGAATTTCGTTTCAGCGGAGCCTGTGTCAGCTTGAGGAAATGTTCCAGGAAGGGTTCTACACCGAAGTTAGTCAGGGCAGAACCAAAGAAGACCGGAGACAGTTCCCCTTTGGAGACGGCTTCGAAATTGAAATCATCGCCGGCGATGTCCATCAGCTCGATGTCTTCTTTGAGCTTATCCAGCTGATGCGGCGCGATATGGGCCCGTTCTGACTCATTGTTCAGATCAATGATTTCGGTATCGGCTTCCTTGGATCCGTGCTTTCCGCCGGAGAACAGGAGGACTCGTTCCGCTTCACGTTCATACACGCCGGAAAATTCCTTGCCGGAACCCAGGGGCCAGTTCATGGGATAAGTCCGGATGCCGAGGACATCCTCGATTTCCTGCATCAGCTCAAAGGGATCCCGGGCTTCCCGGTCCATTTTATTGACAAAGGTAAAAACCGGGATTCCCCGCAGGGAACAGACCTGGAACAGCTTCTTCGTCTGTTCCTCCACGCCTTTGGCTCCGTCAATGACCATGACCGCTGAATCCGCCGCCATCAGGGTCCGGTAGGTATCCTCCGAGAAGTCCTGATGTCCGGGAGTATCCAGAATGTTGATGCAGAATCCGTCGTAGTTAAACTGCATGACGGAGGAGGTTACGGAGATTCCCCTCTGTTTTTCGATTTCCATCCAGTCACTGGTTGCGTGGCGGGCAGCCTTGCGTGCTTTGACCGAACCGGCCTCCCGGATCGCGCCTCCGTACAGCAGCAATTTTTCCGTCAGTGTCGTTTTACCGGCATCCGGATGGGATATGATGGCAAACGTTCGCCGTCTTTCTATTTCCTTACGTATATCGTCCATGGGAAACCTCCCGATTTCATAGTCACAGTTCTAAAAAAAATCAAACATTACAAGTATATACGAAATAAGGATTAAAAAAAAGTGGATTTCGTAAACAGGCTGTTTCCCGATCTGATTCCGGTAGGACATGGATAGCGTGTGGAAATGATCGGGAAATTGTCAGTAAGTGGTTGGAAAGTGATCGGATGTTTTCGGCTGGCTCAGGACTGCTGGTTCAGGATTGCTGGTTAAGTACTGCTGGTTTAAAAAAGTTCATTATTTCTGTTGGAAAAGAAAAAAATGAGAACATTTTATATCGAATGAGCACTAAAGAGCTTAATTTAGTAAAATAAACGTATAAATTTCGAGTGATTTATGATGTTGCGATCACACTTGATTGAGCCGGGGAAGAAGGTGAAGATCGGCTTGGTCGCCATCTCACCCTTGACTGAGCCGACACGACTTTCTGAAGGAAACCTGCGGTGTGGTCAGGATCCGGATCTCATCGACGAATTGTTCGATTTAAATAAAAACAAGGAGTGACTACAGGATGAATAGACATACGAAACGTACCGGACTGCTGCTGGCAGGACTCATGGCCGGTTCACTGCTGGTGGGGTGTTCCGCCGGTACGCCTGCAAACACTACTTCGGCGGCAACCTCTGCTGTGACAACCGCTGCACCAGCTACGACCCAGCCGGGGACTCAGACCACGGAACTGGAACTGACGCTGGAAGAACTGGCAAAATATGACGGAAAGAACGGCCAGCCTGCCTATGTGGCAGTGGATGGCATCATCTACGACGTGACGAATTCCCCGGCCTGGAAGGGCGGAGGCCACAACGGCTTTACGGCCGGCAAGGATCTCACGCAAGAAATCAAGAATGTGTCACCGCATGGAGTTTCCAAGCTGGGCAATGTTCCGGCTGTCGGCAAATTGAAAAAATAGGGGGTACAGCGGATGGATTACCGACTCCTTGGTTACCTCAACGTTCTGATCGTGGGACTGCTGATTCTGCCGTTTATCCTGAACCGGATCAGCCGATATCTGTCAGCCGAGGCAAAAGCCGCCATGAAAGACGTCACCAAATTCCTGCGGAAGCTGCATAAGCCATTAGGGATTGTATTTCTGGCAACGGGGCTCATCCACGGCTACCTGGCCCTGGGCGGCATTTCCCTTCATACCGGAACCCTGCTCTATGCAACCGTCATTGTCCAGGCCGGTCTGGGCGGCGCCTTCTACCGGACCAAGAAGAAAGGTCTGTTCAAAGCTCATCGGATGATGGCATTTGTAATCGCGGGACTTCTCCTGCTTCACTATGTCGCGCCCGGCGCGCTGTATCAGCTGATCCGATAGTAATTCTGAATGAAGTTGAAGCTTCACGGAAGGAAGACGTTTGGACGGCGATCGGTCCTTTGCGCGTGGTCATGGCGATGTTCCCTGACTGCGAATTCGATCGATCGCAACACTCAAGCAGCCGATGCCCTCTGGTCGATCCAGTGAGCATCGGCTGTTTTTCATCCAGGTGATTGAGCTCAGGTGCGGGGTACCATTATAGGTCCGGTCGGATCTCGACCTCGTCGCCATAGATATCTTTCTCGAAGTCATAGAATTCATCTTCCGGAGAAGGAACTGGTTCCTCCGACAAGCAGGTTTCCAGCTCTTTGGAACGCACCAGATCAGGGAGGGGTTGCTTAACCGGCTTGATTTCCGGCCGGATCACCTCAGTTGGCAGGTGTTCCACCTCATAACCTGTGCCAAGAGGCAGTTTTTCAACCTTCGGCTTCCTGATTTCCTCTTTCATTTCAGGCTCCGGTGTCTGGTCCGGCTGTTCTGTGACGGGCTTTCGTTCCTCGGCTTTGCTGCGGTCATGTTCTTTGTCTGAAGAATAATGTGTCACCATAAGGGGCCTCCTT is a window from the Clostridiaceae bacterium HFYG-1003 genome containing:
- a CDS encoding peptide chain release factor 3; the protein is MDDIRKEIERRRTFAIISHPDAGKTTLTEKLLLYGGAIREAGSVKARKAARHATSDWMEIEKQRGISVTSSVMQFNYDGFCINILDTPGHQDFSEDTYRTLMAADSAVMVIDGAKGVEEQTKKLFQVCSLRGIPVFTFVNKMDREARDPFELMQEIEDVLGIRTYPMNWPLGSGKEFSGVYEREAERVLLFSGGKHGSKEADTEIIDLNNESERAHIAPHQLDKLKEDIELMDIAGDDFNFEAVSKGELSPVFFGSALTNFGVEPFLEHFLKLTQAPLKRNSDQGSIHPFDPFFSAFVFKIQANMNPAHRDRIAFMRIVSGKFERGMEVFHMEGKGKIKLAQPQQFLAQDREIVEEAYAGDIIGVFDPGIFSIGDTLCPASNKFKFDPIPAFAPEHYARIRPVDTMKRKQFVKGITQVAQEGAIQVYKEDYAGMEEIIAGVVGVLQFEVLEYRLKNEYGVDIRLDQLSYCHVRWIEHWDKDPEALSLTSDSKRLVDSKGRHVIIFSNEWGIAWALDHNKGLVLSALGS